The nucleotide sequence ACGACGATGCGGGCAGCACGTCCGCTGCACGCGTGTGGTGGATGTTGCGGAACGCTGGCGTCCGCACCGTTCACCTGCTCGACGGCGGCCTGGCCGCCTGGCGTGCGGCAGGGCTGCCCGTGGAGGGAGGGGCCGTGGAGCCCGAGGCAGGCAACGTGACACTTACAGACGGCGGCATGCCGGTGACCGACGCGGACGGTGCCGCCAGCTGGGCTGCCGGAGGAGTGCTGCTGGATGCACGTGCCGCAGAACGCTACCGCGGGGACGTGGAACCGGTGGATCCGAGGGCCGGCCACATTCCCGGCGCCGTCAGCGCCCCCACCACCGCGAATCTCGACGACGACGGCCGCTTCCTGCCGGCGGAGGAGCTGCGGAAGCGCTTTGGCGCCCTTGGGGTCGATACAGCAACGCCGACTGCCGTCTACTGCGGCAGCGGCGTGACGGCCTCCCATGAGATCGCGGCCCTGGAAATCGCAGGGTTTGCCGCCACGCTGTTCCCCGGGTCCTTCTCCGAATGGTCCAATGACGCCTCCCGCCCCGTGGCCACGGGCGACCGTCCCGGGGAATAACGAAGTGCACTTGCGATTGGAACTCATCCGGGAGCCGCGGTAGCGTCGCCATATGACTCCTGGACGCCCTGTGCCCCCGCCGCTGAACCTGCGAATCCCGGTGGAGGAGGCCGCCGTCGGGCCCCTCGAAGGACGCCTTGCCGCGGCCCGCGGGGCATCCTCTGCCACGAGCGGTCTGGTAGCGCTGACCCTTGCCCGGCGGGCGCCCAAAGCCGACGACGTCGAAATTGCGATCGAGTTCTGCGGGCTCTGCCACTCCGACGTCCACGCCACCCGGGGGGAGTGGGGCTCCCAGAACTACCCGCTCGTACCGGGCCACGAGATCGTGGGACGGGTCAGCCGCGTTGGTTCTGATGTGGTGGACTTCCAGCCGGGAGACCGTGTGGGCGTGGGCTGCATGGTGGACTCCTGCCGGGAATGCGGGAGCTGCCGTGAAGGGCTGGAGCAGTACTGCGAACGCGGCCTGACCGGGACGTACGGCACCAGGGATGCCAGGAACGGGGACGCTGTCACGCAGGGCGGCTACGCCTCGTCAGTGGTGGTGGACCGCCGGTATGTCCTGCGGGTGCCGGAGGGCCTGGACCCTGCGGCGGCTGCCCCGTTGCTCTGTGCCGGCATCACCACGTTCTCGCCGCTGCGGCACTTCGGTGTCCGGGAAGGCCACGTGGTCGGCGTCGTTGGCCTGGGCGGCCTGGGGCACATGGCCGTCAAACTGGCCAAAGCAATGGGAGCCGAAGTCA is from Arthrobacter sp. QXT-31 and encodes:
- a CDS encoding NAD(P)-dependent alcohol dehydrogenase, with protein sequence MTPGRPVPPPLNLRIPVEEAAVGPLEGRLAAARGASSATSGLVALTLARRAPKADDVEIAIEFCGLCHSDVHATRGEWGSQNYPLVPGHEIVGRVSRVGSDVVDFQPGDRVGVGCMVDSCRECGSCREGLEQYCERGLTGTYGTRDARNGDAVTQGGYASSVVVDRRYVLRVPEGLDPAAAAPLLCAGITTFSPLRHFGVREGHVVGVVGLGGLGHMAVKLAKAMGAEVKVFTTSEAKVSAALELGADAVVLSRDEEAMAAENRSIDVIIDTVAAPHDLNPLFRTLRRDGALFQLGLPSESMPPVNPGALIRRRISYAGSLIGGIAETQEMLDFCAEHGVVSDIELVGAEQLNDAYDRMVAGDVKYRFVLDTSTLQEPSERADA
- a CDS encoding sulfurtransferase produces the protein MNILIDAAGLNARMASGQRTVVLDVRWKLGDPDGRSRYLEEHIPGAAYVDLPSELADPADPGRGRHPLPSRARFQEAARSWGISDGDTVVAYDDAGSTSAARVWWMLRNAGVRTVHLLDGGLAAWRAAGLPVEGGAVEPEAGNVTLTDGGMPVTDADGAASWAAGGVLLDARAAERYRGDVEPVDPRAGHIPGAVSAPTTANLDDDGRFLPAEELRKRFGALGVDTATPTAVYCGSGVTASHEIAALEIAGFAATLFPGSFSEWSNDASRPVATGDRPGE